In Paenibacillus hexagrammi, the following are encoded in one genomic region:
- a CDS encoding nitroreductase family protein: MSSLPPEIETHRQPDHEINPQFLTRWSPRSFTDQEVTDDVLFSLFEAARWAPSGGNMQPWRFIIARNPEDRASFHSFIVPGNREWCEKAPVLALVLSHKLTANGNPNTSHTFDAGTAWGYLALEADNQGLITHAMGGFDKQKARETLQVPEEYDLHAVIAIGYRGAVDALDPKFHEREVPSARVPLHQLLFEGAFGKTM; encoded by the coding sequence ATGAGTAGCTTGCCACCAGAAATCGAAACCCACCGCCAACCCGACCATGAAATTAATCCGCAATTTCTTACCCGCTGGTCTCCACGATCCTTTACGGATCAAGAGGTGACCGATGATGTGTTATTCAGCCTGTTTGAAGCAGCCCGTTGGGCGCCGTCTGGGGGCAACATGCAGCCGTGGCGCTTTATTATCGCCCGAAATCCAGAAGATCGCGCCTCCTTTCATTCTTTCATCGTTCCCGGCAATCGCGAATGGTGCGAGAAAGCCCCCGTACTGGCCCTGGTGCTTTCCCATAAACTGACTGCTAACGGAAACCCTAACACTTCGCATACGTTTGACGCGGGTACAGCTTGGGGCTATCTAGCTTTGGAAGCTGATAATCAAGGACTTATTACGCACGCTATGGGCGGATTCGATAAGCAAAAAGCAAGAGAAACACTGCAAGTGCCGGAAGAATACGATTTGCACGCCGTCATCGCGATTGGCTACCGTGGGGCTGTCGATGCTCTGGATCCTAAGTTCCATGAGAGAGAAGTGCCTTCGGCTCGAGTTCCTTTACATCAGTTGCTCTTTGAAGGTGCATTTGGTAAAACGATGTAA
- a CDS encoding DEAD/DEAH box helicase: protein MFKKKQLADLIHELRGNENIIHWHELEPQDARTKPIPDSVDERIKAALQKRGISELYSHQHTAYETLQKGESMVAVTPTASGKTLCYNLPVLQAVAQDATSRALYLFPTKALAQDQKSELNEIIQEMGIDIKSFTYDGDTSPAIRQIVRTAGHIVITNPDMLHSAILPHHTKWVSLFENLKYIVIDELHTYRGVFGSHVANVIRRLKRICKFYGSNPVFICTSATIANPKELAEQLTGSPMRLINDNGAPRGRKHFVFYNPPIVNKPLNIRKSATVEVNSLAKEFLKNKIQTIVFARSRVRVEIILSHIQELVKHDIGAKSIRGYRGGYLPKQRREIERGLREGEILGVVSTNALELGVDIGQLQVCIMTGYPGSVASTWQQAGRAGRRHGEALILMVASSTPIDQYVVQNPDYFFERSPESARINPENLIILVDHLKCAAYELPFQEREEFGPLDVLDIMEYLVEEKVLHHNGDKFFWANQSFPASNISLRSASQENVVIVDQSDIANVRIIGEMDRFSAMTLLHDEAIYLHEGVQYQVEKLDWEHKKAYVREVDVEYYTDANLAVQLKVLEIDKTLSRRTTAIHYGDVAVNMMPTIFKKIKLTTFENVGYGQIHLPEEELHTSAAWLELKIVDPAVGTKLLEQLLLGIANVLRHIVPIHVMCDRNDIHVVSQIKAAHTQLPTIFLYDHYPGGIGLAEDVFRRFDDIKAAAKSLIRRCPCDDGCPSCIGSEIEGINAKLKSLELLDEL from the coding sequence ATGTTCAAAAAGAAGCAATTAGCAGATTTGATCCATGAGCTGCGAGGGAATGAGAATATCATCCATTGGCATGAGCTTGAGCCGCAGGATGCAAGGACGAAGCCGATTCCGGATTCGGTAGACGAGAGAATTAAGGCGGCCCTGCAGAAACGCGGCATCTCGGAGTTGTATTCCCATCAGCATACAGCGTACGAAACGTTGCAAAAAGGTGAAAGCATGGTAGCCGTTACCCCTACGGCATCAGGTAAGACGCTATGCTACAATTTGCCTGTTTTGCAGGCGGTTGCTCAGGATGCAACAAGCCGTGCACTGTATTTGTTTCCAACTAAGGCTTTGGCGCAGGATCAAAAGAGTGAACTCAATGAAATCATTCAGGAAATGGGTATTGATATAAAAAGCTTCACCTACGACGGAGACACGTCTCCCGCGATTCGCCAAATCGTGCGAACGGCAGGACACATTGTCATCACCAATCCGGACATGCTGCATTCCGCAATTTTGCCTCATCATACCAAGTGGGTCAGCTTGTTTGAGAATTTAAAATATATCGTTATTGATGAGCTTCATACCTATCGGGGTGTTTTTGGAAGCCATGTTGCCAATGTGATCCGTCGGTTGAAACGTATATGCAAGTTTTACGGAAGTAATCCCGTCTTTATTTGTACTTCTGCCACGATAGCGAATCCCAAGGAATTGGCCGAACAGCTGACAGGAAGTCCGATGAGGTTGATTAACGATAACGGTGCTCCGCGCGGCCGGAAGCATTTTGTTTTTTACAACCCCCCGATCGTAAACAAGCCGTTGAACATTCGAAAAAGTGCGACGGTGGAAGTGAACAGTCTAGCCAAAGAATTTCTGAAAAATAAGATTCAGACGATTGTTTTTGCCAGAAGCAGAGTAAGAGTGGAAATTATTCTAAGCCATATCCAGGAGCTAGTGAAACATGATATCGGAGCCAAGTCGATTCGTGGATACCGTGGCGGGTATTTGCCCAAACAGCGGAGAGAAATTGAGCGTGGTCTCAGGGAAGGTGAAATCCTAGGTGTAGTCAGCACAAACGCCTTGGAGCTCGGAGTCGACATCGGGCAGCTGCAGGTTTGTATTATGACCGGTTATCCGGGAAGCGTTGCAAGCACCTGGCAGCAGGCAGGACGTGCAGGACGAAGGCATGGAGAAGCACTTATTCTCATGGTGGCCAGCTCCACACCGATCGATCAGTATGTTGTTCAGAATCCTGACTATTTCTTTGAACGTTCACCGGAATCCGCAAGAATCAATCCTGAGAATTTGATCATTCTGGTCGATCATTTGAAATGCGCCGCGTATGAGCTGCCTTTTCAAGAGAGGGAAGAATTTGGCCCGTTAGATGTGCTGGACATTATGGAGTATCTGGTGGAAGAGAAGGTGCTGCATCATAACGGGGATAAGTTTTTCTGGGCGAACCAGTCCTTCCCCGCAAGCAATATTAGCCTTCGATCCGCATCGCAGGAAAATGTCGTCATTGTCGATCAATCCGATATCGCCAATGTCAGGATTATCGGTGAAATGGACCGATTCAGTGCGATGACGCTCCTGCATGATGAGGCGATCTATTTGCACGAAGGTGTGCAATATCAGGTCGAGAAGCTCGATTGGGAGCATAAGAAGGCGTATGTCCGCGAGGTTGATGTTGAGTACTATACGGATGCAAATTTGGCTGTTCAATTGAAGGTATTGGAAATTGATAAGACGCTTAGCAGACGGACTACAGCCATCCATTATGGGGATGTCGCTGTGAATATGATGCCGACGATTTTCAAGAAAATCAAGCTGACGACATTTGAAAATGTGGGATATGGACAGATTCATCTACCGGAGGAAGAACTTCATACGAGTGCTGCGTGGCTGGAACTTAAAATAGTAGATCCCGCCGTGGGCACCAAGCTGCTTGAGCAGCTTTTGTTAGGGATCGCAAATGTACTGCGGCACATTGTACCCATTCATGTGATGTGTGACCGCAATGATATTCACGTGGTCTCGCAGATCAAAGCGGCGCATACGCAGCTGCCTACTATTTTTTTATATGACCATTATCCCGGTGGGATCGGACTTGCCGAGGATGTGTTTCGACGCTTCGATGACATCAAAGCTGCAGCTAAGAGTTTAATTCGCCGGTGTCCATGTGACGACGGCTGTCCATCCTGCATCGGATCAGAAATTGAAGGAATCAACGCGAAGCTCAAGAGTTTGGAACTGCTGGATGAGCTGTAA
- the pilO gene encoding type 4a pilus biogenesis protein PilO, with amino-acid sequence MMQSITETGTNNTSSDSTASISMDKRYLATYSILFKKEEAANDTNSKKQAEVKEGGGIGCQKIIIHRRSSSLSVVILFLVLFAFYYLLLAPSNDKISSQKAEMDTVNKQLQLLNKKISENTQQGSSSMKEVQDALPLWDNVEQLTLDLESIKKNTKVAFTSISYSVSDNNNMQQGAKTTAKAAVNSSVKEVKVTTSVGGSYDEIIEAITQLQKLPRLITVNTVNFGNLPKDSSRKLTVSLTFTAYFDPSYKDKVDQVVLPF; translated from the coding sequence ATGATGCAATCTATCACAGAAACGGGCACGAATAATACAAGCTCAGATTCTACAGCATCAATTTCCATGGACAAGAGATATCTGGCTACTTACTCCATTCTATTCAAAAAAGAGGAAGCCGCGAATGATACAAATAGCAAGAAGCAAGCAGAGGTAAAGGAAGGGGGAGGAATTGGATGTCAAAAAATAATAATTCACAGACGCTCATCCTCCCTTAGTGTAGTAATCCTATTTCTTGTTTTGTTTGCATTTTACTATCTTTTACTTGCGCCTTCGAATGATAAGATAAGTTCACAAAAGGCTGAAATGGATACAGTAAATAAGCAATTGCAGCTTTTAAATAAGAAAATTAGTGAAAATACACAGCAAGGAAGTTCGTCAATGAAAGAAGTTCAGGATGCTCTTCCGCTGTGGGATAATGTAGAGCAATTGACTCTGGATCTAGAATCTATTAAGAAGAATACCAAAGTAGCATTTACTTCAATTTCCTACTCCGTCAGTGACAACAATAACATGCAGCAAGGCGCTAAGACTACCGCTAAAGCTGCCGTAAATTCATCTGTAAAGGAAGTTAAAGTCACAACGTCTGTTGGGGGATCTTATGATGAGATTATTGAAGCCATCACCCAGTTGCAAAAGCTTCCAAGATTAATCACTGTGAATACTGTTAATTTTGGAAATCTGCCTAAAGATTCAAGCAGAAAGCTAACGGTAAGTTTAACATTTACAGCATATTTTGATCCTTCGTATAAGGACAAAGTAGATCAAGTTGTTTTGCCATTTTAG